In Phyllopteryx taeniolatus isolate TA_2022b chromosome 1, UOR_Ptae_1.2, whole genome shotgun sequence, the following proteins share a genomic window:
- the lamb2 gene encoding laminin subunit beta-2 isoform X1, translating to MLSVCSCEMHASLLVLVCVLAAAAGHEPDRSHGCAHGSCYPATGDLLVGREKNLKASSTCGMRKKEPYCIVSHLQDEKKCFDCDSRRPYDPIYNTINHRVENVITTFKPHRKKSWWQSENGKSNVYVQLDLEAEFHFTHLIMTFKTFRPAAMLIERSANFGRTWQIYRYFSHDCAANFPGISQGPLHNINDVICESRYSDIEPSTEGEVIYRVLDPAIRIEDPYSPNIQNQLKITNLRVNFTKLHTLGDNLLDPRPEIKEKYYYAMYELVVRGNCFCYGHASECAPIDGIRDDIDGMVHGKCVCNHNTKGLNCEHCEDFYNDMPWRPAEGRNTNACKKCNCNTHSSVCHFDMAVYLATGNVSGGVCDDCQHNTMGRNCELCKPFYYKEPFKDIRDPRVCIACDCDPEGSENGGMCDSHTAPTLAMVAGQCRCKTNVEGQRCDKCRTGYFGLSADNPQGCQPCRCDPRGTVAGSTQCDPVSGDCFCKRLVTGRSCDQCLPEHWGLSLGLNGCRGCECDIGAALDNHCSMDSGQCRCRSHMTGRQCTQVESGYFFMALDHFLYEAELAKMGQGCTLETREHHLGRPATWTGIGFARVPEGATLEFIITNVPYSMEYDLLIRYESQMPRDWEEVRITVIRPGPIPTSSPCGNTIPDDDKLVVALPAGARFMVPPQPVCLERGVTYTVRFEFRRYQDANAVLNGAANAVLLVDSIALMPRHSSIEIFNAGDLASSNRKQTYERYRCHEGAKSVTRPSISETCAKLITSMSAVINDGALSCNCDPQGSISSMCDVRGGQCRCRPNVIGQRCEQCAPGTYGFGPSGCIACGCSVEGSVTRLCDKYTGLCQCRPGAFGQQCDRCQAGHWGFPNCRPCQCNGHADECDQRNGACINCRDNTGGDNCDRCANGYYGHPILGVTSGTWCRPCPCPDGPTSGRHFAASCYQDNRNRQIVCNCNQGNTGIVKLLRLTIHKRTRCEECAPGYYGNPSQPGGRCQLCQCNNNIDMSDIDACDRWIGECRKCLYNTEGPNCGICKSGYFGDASMRNCRKCICNFLGTERSQCMEREDCVCQRNTGQCQCLPNVIGLTCDHCSPGHWNLASGKGCEPCGCDPHNSVTSTCNEFTGQCQCRDGFGGKTCTDCQENYWGDPRTQCRACDCDWRGIETSQCNRVTGHCVCQQGVSGVRCDQCARGFSGLFPNCQPCHQCFGDWDRIVQDLAVRTRALAERAHDIQTTGLTGAYEKAFRDLEEKLAQAQGIVNSRNLTAAAISTLMELIEQLRSQIGETTDTLNHLEGDLTVVQDSNSEASKELSALEREARELNLTSEQLHRQLDILKNSNFLGAYDSIRASYNKSLDAERRANESTVNRPSTVSQSADTRRRTERLISAKKDDFNRKNGANKRSLGELKTQVQDLDMQKINEKVCGATGDAPCAESPCGGAGCRDDEGNRHCGGLNCNGAVAAADNALERAKHAEKQLNKAMGEVEGLVTKVAEAKTKAEEAKDKARAALDKAKSTKNKVERSNNDLRDLIKQIRDFLMQEGADPDHIEAVANRVLELSIPASPLQIRHLVDEIKERVRSLSNVDAILAQTQDDVRKAEKLLLDAKRERHHAEGVKTTAETVKQALVDAKTAQTSAEKAIARARADIDDTETRLAQIESETSNGERQLREAMDRLGTLGREINVLKTKRANNSMAAARAEETATMARDKANEAKQILDGQLTDKYHEVKQRVATKAKAVQDAKTKAESLRDEAKQLLQDAQNKLQRLAELEKNYEENERRLEGKARQLDGLEDKMRAILNDINKQIQIYNTCQ from the exons GACGAGAAGAAATGTTTCGACTGTGACTCCAGAAGGCCTTACGACCCTATCTACAACACCATCAATCATCGCGTAGAGAACGTGATCACCACCTTTAAGCCTCACCGCAAGAAGTCATGGTGGCAGTCAGAGAACG GAAAGTCAAATGTGTATGTCCAACTGGACCTGGAGGCAGAGTTTCATTTCACTCACCTCATTATGACCTTCAAG acTTTCCGTCCAGCGGCCATGTTGATTGAGCGTTCGGCCAATTTTGGTCGCACCTGGCAGATCTACCGTTACTTTTCCCATGACTGTGCCGCCAACTTCCCCGGCATATCCCAGGGTCCTTTACACAACATCAACGACGTCATCTGCGAATCACGTTATTCTGACATCGAGCCATCCACAGAGGGAGAG GTCATCTACAGGGTGTTGGATCCAGCCATCAGGATTGAGGATCCATACAGCCCAAACATCCAGA ACCAGCTGAAAATCACCAACTTGAGGGTGAACTTCACTAAACTTCACACACTGGGAGACAACCTGCTGGATCCCAGACCTGAAATCAAAGAAAAGTATTACTACGCTATGTATGAGCTGGTTGTGCGTGGAAACTGCTTTTGCTATGGCCACGCCTCCGAGTGCGCCCCAATTGACGGCATCAGGGACGATATAGATGGAATG GTTCatggcaagtgtgtgtgtaacCACAACACCAAAGGTTTGAACTGTGAGCACTGTGAGGATTTCTACAACGACATGCCATGGAGACCTGCGGAGGGCCGCAACACCAATGCATGCAAAA AGTGTAATTGCAATACCCACTCGTCTGTATGCCATTTTGACATGGCGGTGTATTTGGCCACGGGCAACGTCAGTGGAGGAGTGTGCGATGACTGTCAGCACAACACGATGGGCCGAAACTGTGAATTGTGCAAGCCCTTTTACTACAAAGAACCCTTTAAAGACATCCGGGACCCTCGGGTCTGCATAG CTTGCGACTGCGACCCAGAAGGTTCTGAGAACGGAGGGATGTGCGACAGCCACACAGCGCCGACACTGGCCATGGTGGCTGGGCAGTGTCGCTGCAAGACCAACGTCGAGGGCCAACGCTGTGACAAGTGTAGGACCGGCTACTTTGGCCTAAGTGCGGACAACCCTCAGGGCTGCCAGC CTTGCCGGTGTGACCCCAGGGGAACGGTGGCAGGCAGCACCCAGTGCGACCCGGTTAGTGGAGACTGCTTCTGCAAGCGTCTTGTCACTGGACGAAGCTGTGACCAGTGTCTG CCAGAACACTGGGGCCTGAGTCTCGGCCTGAATGGCTGCCGAGGCTGTGAATGTGACATCGGAGCTGCTCTCGATAATCA CTGCTCCATGGATAGTGGCCAGTGTCGCTGCCGCAGTCACATGACCGGACGCCAGTGTACACAAGTGGAGTCTGGGTATTTCTTCATGGCTCTGGATCACTTCTTGTATGAAGCTGAGTTGGCCAAGATGGGTCAG GGCTGTACACTCGAAACCAGGGAACACCACCTAGGTCGTCCGGCCACATGGACGGGTATTGGGTTCGCCCGTGTACCTGAAGGTGCCACTCTAGAGTTCATCATCACCAACGTCCCTTATTCCATGGAGTATGACCTGCTCATCCGCTATGAGTCGCAG ATGCCCCGGGACTGGGAAGAGGTACGAATAACAGTGATACGCCCAGGCCCAATTCCAACCAGCAGCCCGTGTGGAAACACAATCCCAGATGATGACAAACTTGTTGTCGCCCTGCCGGCTGGGGCCAG GTTCATGGTCCCTCCTCAGCCTGTGTGTTTAGAGAGAGGTGTTACATACACCGTCCGCTTCGAGTTCAGGCGTTATCAGGACGCCAACGCTGTCCTTAACGGAGCGGCCAACGCTGTCCTCCTTGTGGACTCT ATTGCCTTGATGCCTCGTCACTCTTCCATTGAGATCTTTAACGCCGGGGATCTGGCCTCTAGCAACAGGAAGCAGACCTACGAGCGGTACCGCTGCCACGAAGGGGCGAAGAGCGTGACCCGCCCATCCATTAGTGAGACCTGTGCCAAGCTGATCACAAGCATGTCAGCCGTTATTAACGACGGGGCTTTGT CTTGCAACTGCGACCCCCAGGGATCTATCAGCTCCATGTGCGATGTCCGCGGGGGTCAGTGTCGCTGCAGACCCAATGTTATTGGTCAACGGTGCGAACAGTGTGCCCCTGGAACTTATGGGTTTGGACCCTCGGGCTGCATTG CCTGCGGTTGCAGCGTGGAAGGCTCGGTCACTCGGCTGTGTGACAAGTACACAGGGCTGTGTCAGTGTCGGCCCGGAGCGTTTGGCCAGCAGTGCGACAGATGCCAGGCAGGTCACTGGGGCTTCCCCAACTGCCGCCCCTGCCAGTGCAACGGCCATGCGGACGAGTGTGACCAGAGGAACGGTGCATGTATTAACTGCAGGGACAACACTGGAGGAGACAATTGCGACAG GTGTGCTAATGGTTACTATGGTCACCCAATTCTGGGCGTAACAAGTGGCACCTGGTGTCGTCCATGCCCATGTCCAGACGGCCCCACCAGCGGACGTCATTTTGCAGCATCTTGTTATCAGGACAACCGCAACCGGCAAATTGTCTGCAACTGTAACCAGGGAAACACAG GGATTGTTAAACTCCTCAGGCTGACCATTCATAAGC GTACCCGATGTGAGGAATGTGCTCCGGGTTACTATGGCAACCCCTCTCAGCCAGGGGGGCGGTGCCAGCTGTGCCAGTGCAACAACAACATAGATATGTCCGACATTGATGCGTGCGACCGGTGGATCGGAGAGTGCAGAAAATGCCTTTACAACACAGAAGGACCCAACTGTGGCATCTGCAAAAGCGGCTATTTCGGGGACGCTTCAATGCGCAACTGCAGGA AATGTATTTGTAACTTCCTGGGTACGGAGCGTAGCCAGTGTATGGAGCGTGAGGACTGCGTGTGCCAGCGGAATACAGGCCAGTGCCAATGTTTACCAAACGTTATCGGTCTGACATGTGATCACTGCTCCCCTGGACACTGGAACCTGGCTAGTGGCAAAGGCTGTGAACCCTGCGGTTGTGACCCCCACAACTCAGTCACTTCAACGTGTAACGAG TTTACTGGACAGTGTCAGTGCCGTGATGGATTTGGTGGCAAGACCTGCACAGACTGTCAGGAGAACTACTGGGGAGACCCTCGGACACAGTGCAGAG CTTGTGACTGCGACTGGCGAGGCATTGAGACGTCTCAGTGCAACCGTGTTACAGGTCACTGTGTATGCCAGCAGGGGGTGTCTGGTGTCCGATGTGACCAGTGTGCCCGAGGTTTCTCTGGTCTCTTCCCCAACTGCCAGCCCTGCCATCAGTGCTTTGGGGACTGGGACCGCATTGTCCAG GACCTGGCGGTGCGTACCAGGGCTTTGGCAGAGCGTGCCCATGACATTCAGACCACTGGCCTTACTGGGGCCTATGAGAAGGCTTTCAGGGATCTTGAGGAGAAACTGGCCCAAGCTCAGGGCATCGTCAACTCACGTAACCTCACTGCTGCAGCCATTAGCACGCTGATGGAGCTGATTGAACAGCTTCG ATCTCAGATTGGTGAGACCACCGACACATTGAACCATCTGGAAGGAGATCTGACCGTCGTCCAAGACAGCAACTCAGAGGCAAGCAAGGAACTGAGTGCTCTAGAGCGAGAGGCCAGAGAACTGAACCTGACTTCAGAGCAGCTCCATCGCCAGCTCGATATCCTAAAAAACTCTAATTTCCTAG GCGCGTATGACAGCATTCGTGCCTCTTACAACAAGTCTTTGGACGCTGAGCGCCGTGCCAATGAATCAACAGTGAACAGGCCCAGTACAGTCAGCCAATCGGCCGACACCCGGCGTCGCACCGAGCGCCTCATCTCTGCCAAGAAGGACGATTTCAACCGCAAAAATGGCGCCAACAAGCGCTCGCTGGGAGAACTCAAGACCCAAGTTCAGGATCTGGACATGCAGAAGATCAATGAGAAG GTTTGCGGTGCCACAGGTGATGCGCCCTGTGCGGAAAGCCCTTGTGGAGGCGCAGGTTGCCGTGACGATGAGGGGAACCGTCACTGCGGAGGGCTGAACTGTAACGGTGCTGTAGCAGCAGCTGATAATGCTTTGGAGAGAGCCAAGCATGCCGAGAAGCAGCTCAACAAAGCCATGGGAGAAGTAGAGGGACTTGTTACCAAG GTGGCAGAGGCTAAAACCAAGGCAGAGGAGGCCAAGGATAAAGCCCGAGCAGCTCTCGACAAAGCCAAAAGCACCAAGAACAAAGTGGAGCGCTCCAACAACGACTTGCGAGACCTCATCAAACAGATCAGGGACTTCCTCATGC AGGAAGGGGCAGACCCTGACCATATTGAGGCCGTGGCGAACCGTGTGCTGGAGTTATCCATCCCTGCTTCCCCTCTCCAGATCAGACATCTCGTAGACGAAATCAAAGAACGCGTCCGCAGCCTTTCCAATGTAGATGCCATCCTGGCACAGACACAGGATGATGTCCGTAAGGCAGAAAAACTACTGCTGGATGCCAAGAGGGAAAG GCATCATGCTGAAGGCGTGAAGACCACTGCAGAAACAGTGAAGCAGGCCTTGGTGGATGCTAAGACGGCCCAAACGTCTGCAGAGAAGGCCATCGCCAGAGCCAGAGCTGACATTGATGACACTGAGACCCGCCTGGCACAG ATAGAGTCAGAGACATCTAACGGTGAGAGGCAACTGAGAGAGGCTATGGACCGTCTGGGCACGCTGGGTCGAGAGATCAATGTGCTGAAGACCAAACGCGCTAACAACAGCATGGCAGCAGCCCGGGCTGAAGAGACAGCCACCATGGCACGAGACAAAGCGAACGAAGCCAAGCAG ATTCTAGACGGACAGTTGACCGATAAGTACCATGAGGTGAAGCAGCGCGTTGCCACTAAGGCCAAAGCTGTACAAGATGCCAAGACGAAGGCAGAGAGTCTTAGGGATGAAGCGAAACAACTACTGCAAGATGCCCAGAACAAGTTGCAGAGACTAGCAG AGCTGGAGAAAAACTATGAGGAGAATGAGAGAAGGTTGGAAGGGAAAGCTCGTCAGCTGGATGGCTTGGAAGACAAGATGAGAGCCATCCTCAATGACATCAACAAACAGATCCAAATATATAACACGTGCCAGTAG
- the lamb2 gene encoding laminin subunit beta-2 isoform X2 has protein sequence MHASLLVLVCVLAAAAGHEPDRSHGCAHGSCYPATGDLLVGREKNLKASSTCGMRKKEPYCIVSHLQDEKKCFDCDSRRPYDPIYNTINHRVENVITTFKPHRKKSWWQSENGKSNVYVQLDLEAEFHFTHLIMTFKTFRPAAMLIERSANFGRTWQIYRYFSHDCAANFPGISQGPLHNINDVICESRYSDIEPSTEGEVIYRVLDPAIRIEDPYSPNIQNQLKITNLRVNFTKLHTLGDNLLDPRPEIKEKYYYAMYELVVRGNCFCYGHASECAPIDGIRDDIDGMVHGKCVCNHNTKGLNCEHCEDFYNDMPWRPAEGRNTNACKKCNCNTHSSVCHFDMAVYLATGNVSGGVCDDCQHNTMGRNCELCKPFYYKEPFKDIRDPRVCIACDCDPEGSENGGMCDSHTAPTLAMVAGQCRCKTNVEGQRCDKCRTGYFGLSADNPQGCQPCRCDPRGTVAGSTQCDPVSGDCFCKRLVTGRSCDQCLPEHWGLSLGLNGCRGCECDIGAALDNHCSMDSGQCRCRSHMTGRQCTQVESGYFFMALDHFLYEAELAKMGQGCTLETREHHLGRPATWTGIGFARVPEGATLEFIITNVPYSMEYDLLIRYESQMPRDWEEVRITVIRPGPIPTSSPCGNTIPDDDKLVVALPAGARFMVPPQPVCLERGVTYTVRFEFRRYQDANAVLNGAANAVLLVDSIALMPRHSSIEIFNAGDLASSNRKQTYERYRCHEGAKSVTRPSISETCAKLITSMSAVINDGALSCNCDPQGSISSMCDVRGGQCRCRPNVIGQRCEQCAPGTYGFGPSGCIACGCSVEGSVTRLCDKYTGLCQCRPGAFGQQCDRCQAGHWGFPNCRPCQCNGHADECDQRNGACINCRDNTGGDNCDRCANGYYGHPILGVTSGTWCRPCPCPDGPTSGRHFAASCYQDNRNRQIVCNCNQGNTGIVKLLRLTIHKRTRCEECAPGYYGNPSQPGGRCQLCQCNNNIDMSDIDACDRWIGECRKCLYNTEGPNCGICKSGYFGDASMRNCRKCICNFLGTERSQCMEREDCVCQRNTGQCQCLPNVIGLTCDHCSPGHWNLASGKGCEPCGCDPHNSVTSTCNEFTGQCQCRDGFGGKTCTDCQENYWGDPRTQCRACDCDWRGIETSQCNRVTGHCVCQQGVSGVRCDQCARGFSGLFPNCQPCHQCFGDWDRIVQDLAVRTRALAERAHDIQTTGLTGAYEKAFRDLEEKLAQAQGIVNSRNLTAAAISTLMELIEQLRSQIGETTDTLNHLEGDLTVVQDSNSEASKELSALEREARELNLTSEQLHRQLDILKNSNFLGAYDSIRASYNKSLDAERRANESTVNRPSTVSQSADTRRRTERLISAKKDDFNRKNGANKRSLGELKTQVQDLDMQKINEKVCGATGDAPCAESPCGGAGCRDDEGNRHCGGLNCNGAVAAADNALERAKHAEKQLNKAMGEVEGLVTKVAEAKTKAEEAKDKARAALDKAKSTKNKVERSNNDLRDLIKQIRDFLMQEGADPDHIEAVANRVLELSIPASPLQIRHLVDEIKERVRSLSNVDAILAQTQDDVRKAEKLLLDAKRERHHAEGVKTTAETVKQALVDAKTAQTSAEKAIARARADIDDTETRLAQIESETSNGERQLREAMDRLGTLGREINVLKTKRANNSMAAARAEETATMARDKANEAKQILDGQLTDKYHEVKQRVATKAKAVQDAKTKAESLRDEAKQLLQDAQNKLQRLAELEKNYEENERRLEGKARQLDGLEDKMRAILNDINKQIQIYNTCQ, from the exons GACGAGAAGAAATGTTTCGACTGTGACTCCAGAAGGCCTTACGACCCTATCTACAACACCATCAATCATCGCGTAGAGAACGTGATCACCACCTTTAAGCCTCACCGCAAGAAGTCATGGTGGCAGTCAGAGAACG GAAAGTCAAATGTGTATGTCCAACTGGACCTGGAGGCAGAGTTTCATTTCACTCACCTCATTATGACCTTCAAG acTTTCCGTCCAGCGGCCATGTTGATTGAGCGTTCGGCCAATTTTGGTCGCACCTGGCAGATCTACCGTTACTTTTCCCATGACTGTGCCGCCAACTTCCCCGGCATATCCCAGGGTCCTTTACACAACATCAACGACGTCATCTGCGAATCACGTTATTCTGACATCGAGCCATCCACAGAGGGAGAG GTCATCTACAGGGTGTTGGATCCAGCCATCAGGATTGAGGATCCATACAGCCCAAACATCCAGA ACCAGCTGAAAATCACCAACTTGAGGGTGAACTTCACTAAACTTCACACACTGGGAGACAACCTGCTGGATCCCAGACCTGAAATCAAAGAAAAGTATTACTACGCTATGTATGAGCTGGTTGTGCGTGGAAACTGCTTTTGCTATGGCCACGCCTCCGAGTGCGCCCCAATTGACGGCATCAGGGACGATATAGATGGAATG GTTCatggcaagtgtgtgtgtaacCACAACACCAAAGGTTTGAACTGTGAGCACTGTGAGGATTTCTACAACGACATGCCATGGAGACCTGCGGAGGGCCGCAACACCAATGCATGCAAAA AGTGTAATTGCAATACCCACTCGTCTGTATGCCATTTTGACATGGCGGTGTATTTGGCCACGGGCAACGTCAGTGGAGGAGTGTGCGATGACTGTCAGCACAACACGATGGGCCGAAACTGTGAATTGTGCAAGCCCTTTTACTACAAAGAACCCTTTAAAGACATCCGGGACCCTCGGGTCTGCATAG CTTGCGACTGCGACCCAGAAGGTTCTGAGAACGGAGGGATGTGCGACAGCCACACAGCGCCGACACTGGCCATGGTGGCTGGGCAGTGTCGCTGCAAGACCAACGTCGAGGGCCAACGCTGTGACAAGTGTAGGACCGGCTACTTTGGCCTAAGTGCGGACAACCCTCAGGGCTGCCAGC CTTGCCGGTGTGACCCCAGGGGAACGGTGGCAGGCAGCACCCAGTGCGACCCGGTTAGTGGAGACTGCTTCTGCAAGCGTCTTGTCACTGGACGAAGCTGTGACCAGTGTCTG CCAGAACACTGGGGCCTGAGTCTCGGCCTGAATGGCTGCCGAGGCTGTGAATGTGACATCGGAGCTGCTCTCGATAATCA CTGCTCCATGGATAGTGGCCAGTGTCGCTGCCGCAGTCACATGACCGGACGCCAGTGTACACAAGTGGAGTCTGGGTATTTCTTCATGGCTCTGGATCACTTCTTGTATGAAGCTGAGTTGGCCAAGATGGGTCAG GGCTGTACACTCGAAACCAGGGAACACCACCTAGGTCGTCCGGCCACATGGACGGGTATTGGGTTCGCCCGTGTACCTGAAGGTGCCACTCTAGAGTTCATCATCACCAACGTCCCTTATTCCATGGAGTATGACCTGCTCATCCGCTATGAGTCGCAG ATGCCCCGGGACTGGGAAGAGGTACGAATAACAGTGATACGCCCAGGCCCAATTCCAACCAGCAGCCCGTGTGGAAACACAATCCCAGATGATGACAAACTTGTTGTCGCCCTGCCGGCTGGGGCCAG GTTCATGGTCCCTCCTCAGCCTGTGTGTTTAGAGAGAGGTGTTACATACACCGTCCGCTTCGAGTTCAGGCGTTATCAGGACGCCAACGCTGTCCTTAACGGAGCGGCCAACGCTGTCCTCCTTGTGGACTCT ATTGCCTTGATGCCTCGTCACTCTTCCATTGAGATCTTTAACGCCGGGGATCTGGCCTCTAGCAACAGGAAGCAGACCTACGAGCGGTACCGCTGCCACGAAGGGGCGAAGAGCGTGACCCGCCCATCCATTAGTGAGACCTGTGCCAAGCTGATCACAAGCATGTCAGCCGTTATTAACGACGGGGCTTTGT CTTGCAACTGCGACCCCCAGGGATCTATCAGCTCCATGTGCGATGTCCGCGGGGGTCAGTGTCGCTGCAGACCCAATGTTATTGGTCAACGGTGCGAACAGTGTGCCCCTGGAACTTATGGGTTTGGACCCTCGGGCTGCATTG CCTGCGGTTGCAGCGTGGAAGGCTCGGTCACTCGGCTGTGTGACAAGTACACAGGGCTGTGTCAGTGTCGGCCCGGAGCGTTTGGCCAGCAGTGCGACAGATGCCAGGCAGGTCACTGGGGCTTCCCCAACTGCCGCCCCTGCCAGTGCAACGGCCATGCGGACGAGTGTGACCAGAGGAACGGTGCATGTATTAACTGCAGGGACAACACTGGAGGAGACAATTGCGACAG GTGTGCTAATGGTTACTATGGTCACCCAATTCTGGGCGTAACAAGTGGCACCTGGTGTCGTCCATGCCCATGTCCAGACGGCCCCACCAGCGGACGTCATTTTGCAGCATCTTGTTATCAGGACAACCGCAACCGGCAAATTGTCTGCAACTGTAACCAGGGAAACACAG GGATTGTTAAACTCCTCAGGCTGACCATTCATAAGC GTACCCGATGTGAGGAATGTGCTCCGGGTTACTATGGCAACCCCTCTCAGCCAGGGGGGCGGTGCCAGCTGTGCCAGTGCAACAACAACATAGATATGTCCGACATTGATGCGTGCGACCGGTGGATCGGAGAGTGCAGAAAATGCCTTTACAACACAGAAGGACCCAACTGTGGCATCTGCAAAAGCGGCTATTTCGGGGACGCTTCAATGCGCAACTGCAGGA AATGTATTTGTAACTTCCTGGGTACGGAGCGTAGCCAGTGTATGGAGCGTGAGGACTGCGTGTGCCAGCGGAATACAGGCCAGTGCCAATGTTTACCAAACGTTATCGGTCTGACATGTGATCACTGCTCCCCTGGACACTGGAACCTGGCTAGTGGCAAAGGCTGTGAACCCTGCGGTTGTGACCCCCACAACTCAGTCACTTCAACGTGTAACGAG TTTACTGGACAGTGTCAGTGCCGTGATGGATTTGGTGGCAAGACCTGCACAGACTGTCAGGAGAACTACTGGGGAGACCCTCGGACACAGTGCAGAG CTTGTGACTGCGACTGGCGAGGCATTGAGACGTCTCAGTGCAACCGTGTTACAGGTCACTGTGTATGCCAGCAGGGGGTGTCTGGTGTCCGATGTGACCAGTGTGCCCGAGGTTTCTCTGGTCTCTTCCCCAACTGCCAGCCCTGCCATCAGTGCTTTGGGGACTGGGACCGCATTGTCCAG GACCTGGCGGTGCGTACCAGGGCTTTGGCAGAGCGTGCCCATGACATTCAGACCACTGGCCTTACTGGGGCCTATGAGAAGGCTTTCAGGGATCTTGAGGAGAAACTGGCCCAAGCTCAGGGCATCGTCAACTCACGTAACCTCACTGCTGCAGCCATTAGCACGCTGATGGAGCTGATTGAACAGCTTCG ATCTCAGATTGGTGAGACCACCGACACATTGAACCATCTGGAAGGAGATCTGACCGTCGTCCAAGACAGCAACTCAGAGGCAAGCAAGGAACTGAGTGCTCTAGAGCGAGAGGCCAGAGAACTGAACCTGACTTCAGAGCAGCTCCATCGCCAGCTCGATATCCTAAAAAACTCTAATTTCCTAG GCGCGTATGACAGCATTCGTGCCTCTTACAACAAGTCTTTGGACGCTGAGCGCCGTGCCAATGAATCAACAGTGAACAGGCCCAGTACAGTCAGCCAATCGGCCGACACCCGGCGTCGCACCGAGCGCCTCATCTCTGCCAAGAAGGACGATTTCAACCGCAAAAATGGCGCCAACAAGCGCTCGCTGGGAGAACTCAAGACCCAAGTTCAGGATCTGGACATGCAGAAGATCAATGAGAAG GTTTGCGGTGCCACAGGTGATGCGCCCTGTGCGGAAAGCCCTTGTGGAGGCGCAGGTTGCCGTGACGATGAGGGGAACCGTCACTGCGGAGGGCTGAACTGTAACGGTGCTGTAGCAGCAGCTGATAATGCTTTGGAGAGAGCCAAGCATGCCGAGAAGCAGCTCAACAAAGCCATGGGAGAAGTAGAGGGACTTGTTACCAAG GTGGCAGAGGCTAAAACCAAGGCAGAGGAGGCCAAGGATAAAGCCCGAGCAGCTCTCGACAAAGCCAAAAGCACCAAGAACAAAGTGGAGCGCTCCAACAACGACTTGCGAGACCTCATCAAACAGATCAGGGACTTCCTCATGC AGGAAGGGGCAGACCCTGACCATATTGAGGCCGTGGCGAACCGTGTGCTGGAGTTATCCATCCCTGCTTCCCCTCTCCAGATCAGACATCTCGTAGACGAAATCAAAGAACGCGTCCGCAGCCTTTCCAATGTAGATGCCATCCTGGCACAGACACAGGATGATGTCCGTAAGGCAGAAAAACTACTGCTGGATGCCAAGAGGGAAAG GCATCATGCTGAAGGCGTGAAGACCACTGCAGAAACAGTGAAGCAGGCCTTGGTGGATGCTAAGACGGCCCAAACGTCTGCAGAGAAGGCCATCGCCAGAGCCAGAGCTGACATTGATGACACTGAGACCCGCCTGGCACAG ATAGAGTCAGAGACATCTAACGGTGAGAGGCAACTGAGAGAGGCTATGGACCGTCTGGGCACGCTGGGTCGAGAGATCAATGTGCTGAAGACCAAACGCGCTAACAACAGCATGGCAGCAGCCCGGGCTGAAGAGACAGCCACCATGGCACGAGACAAAGCGAACGAAGCCAAGCAG ATTCTAGACGGACAGTTGACCGATAAGTACCATGAGGTGAAGCAGCGCGTTGCCACTAAGGCCAAAGCTGTACAAGATGCCAAGACGAAGGCAGAGAGTCTTAGGGATGAAGCGAAACAACTACTGCAAGATGCCCAGAACAAGTTGCAGAGACTAGCAG AGCTGGAGAAAAACTATGAGGAGAATGAGAGAAGGTTGGAAGGGAAAGCTCGTCAGCTGGATGGCTTGGAAGACAAGATGAGAGCCATCCTCAATGACATCAACAAACAGATCCAAATATATAACACGTGCCAGTAG